A genomic region of Mycolicibacterium poriferae contains the following coding sequences:
- a CDS encoding ferredoxin → MRIKLDRTLCDGFGICARHAPDYFSLDDWGYAVLVGDGNIPEQHRDAVRRALLDCPVHAILEIGERRPDETPIQPLREPDLDQLKTEDNEAEWGFTR, encoded by the coding sequence CTGCGGATCAAGCTCGACCGGACCCTGTGCGATGGGTTCGGCATCTGCGCCAGACACGCGCCCGACTACTTCTCGCTGGACGACTGGGGATACGCGGTCCTGGTCGGTGATGGCAACATCCCCGAACAGCATCGCGACGCGGTCCGGCGCGCTCTGTTGGACTGCCCGGTGCACGCAATCCTCGAGATCGGCGAACGTCGGCCGGACGAGACCCCGATCCAGCCGCTCCGCGAACCCGACCTCGATCAGTTGAAGACAGAGGACAACGAAGCGGAGTGGGGCTTTACCCGATGA